The Euphorbia lathyris chromosome 2, ddEupLath1.1, whole genome shotgun sequence genome includes a window with the following:
- the LOC136217362 gene encoding uncharacterized protein: protein MSILKHYSEVYARSVWRCRGFVTAAPRPLQGRKKNEEETCQNVKDAAEAVKEGAREVRKTSEFIRDTASNAADSVTKMTKEVTDKVTETAEAITDKAKDSVSTVSGVWGTAKNTTEIIKDKIIGK, encoded by the exons atgtcAATCTTGAAACATTATTCAGAGGTGTATGCCAGAAGTGTATGGAGGTGTAGAGGTTTCGTGACAGCAGCCCCTAGACCACTGCaa ggaagaaagaagaacgAAGAAGAGACATGCCAGAATGTGAAAGATGCAGCAGAGGCAGTTAAAGAAGGAGCAAGAGAAGTTAGGAAAACAAGTGAATTCATAAGAGATACTGCTTCAAATGCTGCTGATTCTGTTACAAAAATGACTAAAGAAGTAACTGATAAAGTCACTGAAACTGCTGAAGCAATCACTGATAAGGCTAAGGATTCTGTCTCTACTGTCTCTGGTGTTTGGGGAACTGCCAAGAATACTACTGAAATTATTAAGGACAAGATCATTGGCAAGTGA
- the LOC136219413 gene encoding LRR receptor-like serine/threonine-protein kinase RGI1: MSMPSSRHIFFFFQLSLLPTLLFAAQNHEASILYSWLHSSPSPPSFSDWNNFDSTPCKWTSITCSPQGFVSQINIQSIPLHLPLPFNLSSFLSLTQLVISDSNLTGTIPTDIGNSVSLTLLDLSSNSLVGTIPGTIGRLQNLQDLILNSNQLTGKIPIEISSCIRLKNLLLYDNRLSGYIPGELGKLSSLEVLRAGGNKDVNGKVPDEIGDCSNLTVLGLADTRVSGSLPVSLGKLTKLQTLSIYTTMLSGEIPPDIGNCSELVNLFLYENSLSGSIPPEIGKLKKLEQLLLWQNSLVGVIPYEIGNCSSLKMIDLSLNSLSGTIPSSIGGLLELEDFMISNNNVSGSIPSSISNATNLLQLQLDTNQISGLIPPELGMLPKLYVFFAWQNQLEGSIPSSLEKCSSLQALDLSHNSLTGSIPPGLFQLQNLTKLLLISNDISGSIPLEIGNCSSLIRLRLGNNRIAGAIPKEIGGLKSLNFLDLSSNRLSGHVPDEIASCTELQMIDLSNNSLQGPLPNSLSSLSGLQVLDVSGNQFTGQVPASLGRLVSLSKLILSRNSFSGLIPSALGLCSSLQLLDLGSNELTGSIPLELGRIEALEIALNLSNNGLTGSIPVEISALTKLSILDISHNNLEGNLNPLSGLDNLVSLNISYNNFTGYLPDNKLFRQLSPADLAGNGGLCSSLKDSCFLTDVGRTGLSRNGSNIRQSRTLKLALALLIALTVAMVIMGTIAIIRSRRSIRDDDESELGDSWPWQFTPFQKLNFSVDQVLRCLVDANVIGKGCSGIVYRADMEDGEVIAVKKLWPNTMTAATGYNDEKSAIRDSFSAEVRTLGSIRHKNIVRFLGCCWNRKTRLLMYDYMPNGSLGSLLHERTGNALEWDLRYQILLGAAQGLAYLHHDCVPPIVHRDIKANNILIGLEFEPYIADFGLAKLVDDGDFARSSNTVAGSYGYIAPEYGYMMKITEKSDVYSYGVVVLEVLTGKQPIDPTIPDGQHVVDWVRQKKERMEVLDPSLLSRPGPEIEEIMQALGIALLCVNSSPDERPTMKDVAAMLKEIKHETEEYAKVDMFLKGSPGGANVVPATTSSSKTLYLKSNNSSFSASSLLYSSCSNSKMGFK, from the exons ATGTCGATGCCCAGCTCGAGgcatatcttcttcttcttccaactCTCTCTTCTCCCAACTCTTCTTTTCGCTGCACAAAACCATGAAGCCTCTATTCTTTATTCTTGGCTacattcttctccttctcctccttcttTCTCTGATTGGAACAATTTTGATTCCACACCTTGTAAATGGACCTCCATTACTTGCTCTCCTCAAGGTTTTGTTTCTCAAATCAACATTCAATCTATTCCTCTTCACCTTCCTTTACCATTCAatctctcttcttttctttctcttactCAACTTGTCATTTCTGATTCCAATCTCACTGGGACTATCCCAACTGACATTGGGAACTCTGTTTCACTCACACTCCTTGATTTGAGCTCTAATAGTCTTGTAGGCACAATTCCTGGAACTATTGGGCGTCTTCAGAATCTCCAAGACTTGATTTTGAACTCTAATCAGTTAACTGGGAAAATCCCAATTGAGATTAGTAGTTGCATTAGGTTGAAGAATCTCCTTCTTTATGATAACAGGTTAAGTGGGTACATACCAGGGGAGCTTGGGAAGTTGTCGAGTCTTGAAGTTCTTAGAGCAGGAGGGAACAAAGACGTTAATGGAAAAGTTCCTGATGAGATTGGAGATTGCAGCAATTTGACTGTTTTGGGGCTTGCTGATACCAGGGTTTCAGGTTCTTTGCCTGTTTCATTGGGTAAGCTAACAAAGCTACAAACTTTGTCAATTTATACCACAATGCTTTCCGGTGAGATTCCTCCTGATATAGGTAACTGTTCTGAGCTTGTTAACTTGTTTCTTTACGAAAACAGTCTTTCCGGGTCGATTCCACCGGAGATTGGTAAGCTTAAAAAGCTTGAACAGTTGTTGTTATGGCAAAATAGTCTTGTTGGGGTCATCCCATATGAGATAGGAAACTGCAGTAGCCTGAAAATGATTGATCTTTCTTTGAATTCTTTATCCGGGACTATACCGTCTTCAATAGGAGGTCTTTTGGAGCTTGAGGATTTTATGATTAGTAATAACAATGTGTCTGGTTCAATACCATCTAGTATTTCCAATGCTACCAATCTCTTGCAATTGCAACTCGACACGAATCAGATCTCGGGTTTAATCCCACCTGAGCTTGGAATGTTGCCAAAGCTATATGTGTTTTTTGCCTGGCAAAACCAGCTTGAAGGAAGCATTCCTTCTAGTTTGGAAAAATGCAGCAGCCTTCAAGCACTGGATTTGTCACATAATTCACTGACCGGAAGCATCCCTCCAGGCTTGTTTCAGCTTCAGAATCTCACCAAGCTGCTTTTAATATCTAATGATATCTCTGGTTCCATACCACTAGAGATTGGTAACTGCAGCTCTCTTATACGGCTCAGGCTTGGTAATAACCGGATTGCTGGTGCTATTCCTAAAGAAATTGGGGGTCTTAAGAGCTTGAATTTTCTTGATCTGTCGAGCAATCGCCTTTCGGGGCATGTTCCTGATGAAATAGCTAGCTGCACAGAGTTGCAAATGATAGACCTTAGCAACAATTCACTTCAGGGTCCTCTGCCAAACTCCTTGTCATCTCTAAGTGGGTTGCAGGTCTTAGATGTCTCAGGTAATCAATTTACAGGTCAGGTACCTGCAAGCCTGGGTCGCCTTGTCTCGCTGAGCAAGCTCATTCTAAGCAGGAATTCCTTCTCTGGATTGATACCTTCAGCACTTGGCCTGTGTTCAAGTCTTCAGTTGCTTGACCTCGGAAGCAATGAGCTCACCGGAAGCATCCCATTGGAGCTGGGTCGAATCGAAGCCCTTGAAATAGCCCTTAATCTCAGTAACAATGGACTTACAGGATCAATTCCAGTAGAGATATCTGCACTCACTAAGCTTTCTATCCTAGACATTTCACATAACAATCTTGAAGGAAACTTAAACCCACTTTCCGGCCTTGACAATCTtgtttctctcaatatatcttaCAATAATTTCACTGGCTATCTTCCTGATAATAAGTTGTTTAGACAGCTTTCACCAGCCGACTTGGCTGGTAACGGAGGGCTATGTTCTTCACTCAAGGACTCGTGTTTCTTGACCGATGTAGGCAGGACAGGACTGTCAAGAAATGGAAGTAACATAAGGCAGTCAAGAACGCTGAAGCTGGCTCTTGCTTTGCTGATCGCATTGACAGTTGCAATGGTGATTATGGGAACAATTGCTATTATTCGCAGTCGAAGGAGCATTAGAGATGATGATGAGTCAGAATTGGGAGATTCATGGCCATGGCAGTTCACTCCTTTCCAGAAGCTAAATTTCTCTGTGGATCAAGTCCTGAGATGCCTGGTGGATGCCAATGTTATTGGAAAAGGGTGTTCTGGCATTGTTTATCGCGCAGATATGGAAGATGGAGAAGTTATTGCTGTAAAGAAGCTCTGGCCTAACACAATGACTGCAGCCACCGGATACAACGACGAAAAGAGTGCAATTCGTGATTCCTTTTCTGCAGAAGTAAGAACACTAGGTTCCATCAGGCACAAGAACATTGTAAGGTTCTTGGGTTGTTGTTGGAATAGAAAAACAAGATTGCTAATGTATGATTATATGCCTAATGGAAGTTTGGGTAGTCTCCTCCATGAAAGAACAGGAAATGCATTGGAATGGGATCTTCGGTACCAAATTCTGCTCGGAGCTGCACAAGGCCTGGCTTATTTGCACCATGATTGTGTTCCTCCAATTGTTCACAGGGATATCAAAGCCAACAACATCCTCATTGGTCTCGAATTCGAGCCTTACATCGCAGATTTTGGCCTTGCTAAGCTCGTTGATGATGGCGATTTTGCTCGTTCCTCCAATACAGTTGCAGGCTCCTATGGATATATTGCTCCTG AATATGGCTACATGATGAAGATCACAGAGAAGAGCGATGTTTACAGCTACGGTGTAGTAGTATTAGAGGTGTTAACGGGGAAGCAACCGATCGATCCAACCATACCAGATGGACAACATGTTGTGGATTGGGTTAGacagaagaaagaaagaatggaaGTGCTAGATCCAAGTTTACTATCTCGACCGGGACCAGAAATCGAAGAGATAATGCAGGCATTAGGCATAGCCTTATTATGTGTAAATTCGTCCCCGGATGAAAGACCGACAATGAAAGATGTAGCTGCAATGCTTAAAGAGATAAAACATGAAACAGAAGAGTATGCAAAAGTTGACATGTTCCTTAAAGGATCACCAGGAGGAGCTAATGTTGTTCCAGCAACTACATCATCATCAAAAACTCTTTATCTAAAAAGCAATAACTCAAGCTTCTCTGCTTCTTCATTACTTTACTCATCTTGCTCTAATTCCAAAATGGGGTTTAAATGA